The following coding sequences are from one Streptomyces dengpaensis window:
- a CDS encoding AAA family ATPase: MTVWPIYTGTRRPHDRIRLLPEAPNWRAFDGGPPLSPPQRLVPTSARRLGTLDAPDSSVRTPSDKEVQMVNAALFLRRPLLVTGKPGTGKSTLAYLIAEELGLGPVLRWPITSRTTLLEGLYRYDAIGRLREENLRRLRERPAAPAGEPTPPGDEPTSSSADPAGTDIGRHLRLGPLGTALLPYTTPRMLLIDEIDKSDMDLPNDLLNVFEEGEYSIEELQRLPEETGPVPVMIADPGGHANISSGHVRCRAFPFVLLTSNGEREFPPAFLRRCLRLDLDAPGRTQVEEIITAHLGPEATATAGHLVNSFLAKREISEVTTDQLLNAVYLATAGSRHEGRSPEEVASLNEVAHAVLRPLSGPE; this comes from the coding sequence GTGACCGTGTGGCCCATCTACACCGGTACCCGCCGGCCCCATGACCGCATCCGCCTGCTTCCCGAAGCGCCGAACTGGCGGGCCTTCGACGGCGGTCCGCCTTTGTCACCTCCTCAGCGGCTGGTGCCTACCAGCGCGCGCCGCCTCGGCACGCTCGACGCTCCGGATTCCTCGGTCCGCACTCCCAGCGACAAGGAGGTGCAGATGGTCAACGCGGCTCTCTTTCTGCGCCGCCCTCTGCTCGTGACCGGCAAGCCCGGCACCGGCAAGTCCACGCTGGCCTATCTGATCGCCGAGGAGCTCGGGCTCGGCCCCGTACTGCGCTGGCCCATCACCAGCCGCACAACCCTGCTCGAAGGCCTTTACCGGTACGACGCGATCGGCCGCCTGCGCGAAGAGAACCTGCGCCGTCTCCGCGAACGGCCGGCAGCTCCCGCCGGGGAGCCGACCCCGCCCGGCGATGAGCCGACTTCCTCATCGGCAGACCCCGCCGGCACCGATATCGGCCGACACCTGCGGTTGGGACCGCTCGGCACGGCCCTGCTGCCCTACACCACTCCCCGCATGCTGCTCATCGATGAGATCGATAAGAGCGACATGGATCTGCCCAACGACCTGCTCAACGTCTTCGAGGAGGGCGAGTACAGCATCGAGGAGCTGCAGCGGCTCCCGGAGGAGACCGGCCCGGTACCCGTGATGATCGCCGACCCCGGCGGTCATGCGAACATCAGCAGCGGCCATGTGCGCTGCCGTGCGTTCCCGTTCGTTCTGCTGACCAGTAACGGGGAACGGGAGTTCCCGCCGGCTTTCCTGCGACGCTGTCTGCGCCTCGACCTGGATGCTCCGGGTCGTACGCAGGTCGAGGAGATCATCACTGCCCACCTCGGCCCGGAGGCCACCGCCACGGCCGGACACCTGGTCAACTCCTTCCTGGCCAAGCGGGAAATCTCCGAGGTCACCACCGACCAGTTGCTGAACGCCGTGTACCTCGCCACTGCCGGCAGCCGACACGAGGGCCGCTCTCCCGAGGAAGTCGCTTCGCTGAACGAGGTGGCCCACGCCGTCTTGCGCCCCCTTTCCGGACCGGAATGA
- a CDS encoding caspase family protein, whose product MTLLPSGTRAVVVGVERYDIGSRWGLDGPAADACRFAGWLTSCGVPAENITLLVSPLASNADLVREHIQRHGYRSGTADQVTVREVFARTLPATTSDLLIIHWGGHGVIEHDEQRLIYADATTQDKCNLNLTQLLRSLRTSTYARHPRQLVLVDACSNLVEDLGWAGVMPRQDFAEGRTDPRRDQYALLAASPGERAVNDDAAKTGLFSRTVLEVLGSLSDGTWPPDAGHLQSEVSGQFELLREQGRTAQVPSRLWYRSRSTQDELIFAAGSPAARTSARAVGALLLTHGEFQRLKKIIDGASAPARLRDLYREATRDVVSASALLHQPDDLTSTVVALRNLVRPAPLFRFLVRFAASSDTVTQHRLWEWINETAPRWEVDLEELRALDAELCRTYMVLRLQPDLLGEGLLVTGWSYEGCDSRQVVCADEPWAAGRLASEVGRLLEGFDPELDAVPPVIEFLVHMPMLDDQLELLSVPIAGRRQAIGTACPVVMRPLERLTDPDRVQVLQARWRELTKRGDAYDASAIHWVECILPGTPANAETWQTRVCAALAYRRSHGPHEDPGLQEALAAGMPVALWHRPTRGDANRREALERVLRNRQLRDLPDVVLGQRIAAHHPSANADHPGRDLVLLWDDPDRLPAELQWHPPTLEGAAL is encoded by the coding sequence ACGGACCGGCCGCGGACGCCTGCCGTTTCGCAGGCTGGCTCACCAGCTGTGGTGTACCGGCCGAGAACATCACCCTGCTCGTATCACCTCTTGCATCGAACGCCGACCTCGTCCGCGAACACATACAAAGGCATGGCTATCGGAGCGGGACGGCTGATCAGGTAACGGTCCGCGAAGTGTTTGCCAGGACTCTGCCCGCCACGACCAGTGATCTGCTGATCATCCATTGGGGTGGACACGGCGTCATCGAACACGACGAGCAGCGCCTGATCTACGCCGATGCCACCACACAGGACAAGTGCAACCTCAATCTGACCCAGCTGCTCAGGTCCCTGCGGACGAGCACCTACGCCCGGCATCCCCGGCAGCTGGTTCTCGTAGATGCCTGCTCCAACCTGGTGGAGGACCTCGGCTGGGCAGGAGTGATGCCCCGTCAAGACTTCGCGGAGGGACGCACCGATCCTCGGCGCGATCAGTACGCCTTGCTGGCCGCGAGTCCAGGAGAGCGGGCTGTCAATGACGACGCCGCGAAGACAGGCTTGTTCTCTCGCACAGTGCTCGAGGTGCTCGGCAGCCTCAGCGACGGCACCTGGCCGCCAGATGCCGGACACCTGCAGAGCGAAGTCAGTGGACAATTCGAGCTCCTGCGGGAGCAGGGACGTACCGCGCAGGTGCCCAGCCGTCTTTGGTACCGCTCGCGCAGCACTCAGGACGAGCTGATCTTCGCTGCTGGATCACCCGCGGCCCGTACCTCAGCGCGGGCTGTGGGCGCCTTGCTGCTCACTCATGGCGAGTTCCAGCGGCTCAAAAAGATCATCGACGGTGCGTCGGCACCAGCTCGGCTGCGCGACCTCTATCGTGAGGCGACCCGCGACGTGGTCAGCGCGAGTGCTCTGCTGCACCAGCCGGACGACCTCACCTCGACCGTAGTGGCGCTGCGCAATCTCGTGCGGCCGGCGCCGCTGTTCCGTTTCCTGGTCAGATTCGCGGCGAGCTCCGACACGGTGACTCAGCACCGGCTCTGGGAGTGGATCAACGAGACCGCACCCCGGTGGGAGGTGGACCTGGAGGAGCTGCGGGCGCTGGACGCGGAGTTGTGCCGCACCTACATGGTGCTACGGCTGCAGCCCGACTTGCTCGGTGAGGGCCTGCTGGTGACCGGCTGGAGTTACGAAGGCTGCGACAGTCGGCAAGTCGTGTGTGCGGACGAACCCTGGGCCGCGGGTCGGCTGGCCAGCGAAGTGGGCCGCCTGCTCGAGGGATTCGATCCCGAGCTTGATGCCGTCCCGCCCGTCATCGAGTTCCTCGTCCACATGCCCATGCTGGATGACCAATTGGAACTGCTCTCGGTGCCGATCGCCGGTCGACGCCAAGCCATCGGTACCGCCTGCCCGGTTGTCATGCGGCCGCTGGAACGACTCACCGACCCCGACCGTGTCCAGGTTCTGCAAGCGCGGTGGCGGGAGCTGACCAAACGCGGCGACGCTTACGACGCCAGTGCCATCCACTGGGTGGAATGCATTCTGCCGGGCACCCCGGCCAACGCGGAGACCTGGCAGACACGGGTGTGTGCCGCTTTGGCCTATCGCCGCAGCCACGGTCCCCACGAGGATCCCGGTCTGCAAGAGGCGCTGGCGGCAGGCATGCCCGTGGCCCTGTGGCACCGGCCGACCCGTGGTGACGCAAATCGCCGGGAAGCTCTGGAGCGGGTGCTGCGCAACCGTCAGCTACGCGACCTGCCAGATGTCGTCCTGGGCCAGCGGATCGCCGCACACCATCCCAGCGCGAATGCCGATCACCCCGGCCGCGACCTGGTGTTGCTGTGGGACGATCCGGATCGTCTGCCCGCGGAACTGCAATGGCACCCACCGACTCTGGAAGGAGCGGCCCTGTGA